From the Peromyscus leucopus breed LL Stock chromosome 8b, UCI_PerLeu_2.1, whole genome shotgun sequence genome, one window contains:
- the Tnfsf13 gene encoding tumor necrosis factor ligand superfamily member 13 has product MPASSPGNMGGSVREPALSVALWLSWGAVLGAVTCAVALLLQQTELQSLRREVSRLQQRGGAPSQKRGECPWQSLWKQSPDVLEAWKDEARSRRRRAVFTPRHRKKHSILHLVPVNITSKVDSDVTEVIWQPALRRGRGLEAQGYIVRVWDTGIYLLYSQVLFHDVTFTMGQVVSRESQGRQETLFRCVRSMPSDPNRAYNSCYSAGVFHLHQGDILTVKIPRANAKLSLSPHGTFLGCVKL; this is encoded by the exons ATGCCAGCCTCATCTCCAGGTAACATGGGGGGCTCGGTCCGAGAGCCGGCCCTCTCGGTTGCTCTCTGGTTGAGTTGGGGGGCGGTCCTGGGGGCTGTGACCTGTGCTGTGGCGCTACTGCTCCAACAGACAGAGCTGCAAAGTCTGAGGAGGGAGGTGAGCCGGCTGCAGCAGCGGGGCGGAGCCCCTTCCCAGAAGCGGGGAGAATGTCCATGGCAGAGCCTCTGGAAACAG AGTCCCGATGTCCTGGAAGCCTGGAAGGATGAGGCGAGGTCTAGGAGGCGAAGAGCAGTGTTCACCCCGAGGCACAGGA AGAAGCACTCAATCCTGCATCTTGTTCCTGTTAACATTACCTCCAAGG TGGACTCTGATGTGACCGAGGTGATATGGCAACCAGCTCTGCGGCGTGGGAGAGGCCTGGAGGCCCAAGGATACATTGTCCGAGTCTGGGACACTGGAATTTATCTGCTCTATAGCCAG GTCCTGTTTCATGATGTAACGTTCACCATGGGTCAGGTGGTATCTCGGGAAAGCCAAGGGAGACAGGAGACTCTATTCCGATGTGTCCGAAGTATGCCCTCAGATCCTAACCGGGCCTACAATAGCTGCTACAGTGCAG GTGTCTTTCATTTACATCAAGGGGATATTCTGACTGTCAAAATTCCACGGGCAAACGCAAAACTTAGCCTTTCTCCGCACGGAACCTTCCTGGGGTGTGTGAAACTGTGA
- the Cd68 gene encoding macrosialin isoform X2 yields MRFQVPCLVLLGLLVAQGTGKDCPRRKAATLLPSFTMTTTESTASPTTSHRPTTTSHRPTTTSHGNVTVHPTIYPTTDNGTAPTPGSTTGPPPGPPPPSPSPRPGSEGALGNYTWMNGSQPCVRLQAQIQIRILYPTQGGGKAWGISTLNPNKTKVQGGCDSAESHLPLSFPYGQLTFGFKQDLEQSPSIYLNYMAVEYNVSFPQAAQWTFSAQNSSLRELQAPLGQSFCCRNTSIVLSPAVHLDLLSLRLQAAQLPNTGHLGPCFSCASDQSLLLPLIIGLVLLGLLALVLIAFCVTRRRQSAYQPL; encoded by the exons ATGAGGTTCCAAGTGCCTTGCTTGGTCTTGCTGGGACTGCTTGTAG CCCAAGGAACAGGGAAAGACTGTCCTCGTAGAAAAGCTGCTACTCTCCTGCCATCCTTCACGATGACGACCACAGAAAGCACAGCCAGCCCTACGACCAGCCACAGGCCCACCACCACCAGCCACAGGCCCACCACCACCAGCCACGGAAATGTCACGGTTCATCCAACAA TTTACCCCACCACAGACAACGGCACTGCTCCCACTCCGGGATCCACCACCGGCCCTCCCCCCGGACCACCTCCACCCTCTCCAAGTCCTCGTCCAGGCTCCGAGGGGGCTCTTGGGAACTACACGTGGATGAACGGCTCCCAGCCCTGTGTCCGGCTTCAAGCACAAATTCAAATTCGAATCCTGTACCCGACCCAGGGTGGAGGAAAG GCCTGGGGCATCTCGACACTGAATCCCAACAAAACCAAGGTCCAGGGCGGCTGTGACAGTGCCGAGTCCCACCTGCCTCTCTCATTTCCTTACGGGCAGCTCACCTTTGGATTCAAACAG GACCTGGAGCAGAGCCCGAGTATATACCTCAACTACATGGCAGTGGAATACAACGTGTCCTTTCCACAGGCAGCAC AGTGGACATTCTCAGCTCAGAATTCATCTCTTCGAGAGCTCCAAGCTcctctgggccaaagcttctgtTGCAGAAATACAAGCATAGTTCTTTCTCCAGCTGTTCACCTTGACCTGCTCTCCCTGAGGCTACAGGCTGCTCAGCTGCCCAACACAGGACACTTGGGGCCAT gtttcTCCTGCGCCAGCGACCAATCCCTCTTGCTCCCTCTCATCATTGGCCTGGTCCTCCTTGGCCTCCTCGCCCTGGTGCTCATTGCCTTCTGTGTAACCCGGAGACGACAATCAGCCTACCAGCCTCTCTGA
- the Cd68 gene encoding macrosialin isoform X3 yields MRFQVPCLVLLGLLVAQGTGKDCPRRKAATLLPSFTMTTTESTASPTTSHRPTTTSHRPTTTSHGNVTVHPTNNGTAPTPGSTTGPPPGPPPPSPSPRPGSEGALGNYTWMNGSQPCVRLQAQIQIRILYPTQGGGKAWGISTLNPNKTKVQGGCDSAESHLPLSFPYGQLTFGFKQDLEQSPSIYLNYMAVEYNVSFPQAAQWTFSAQNSSLRELQAPLGQSFCCRNTSIVLSPAVHLDLLSLRLQAAQLPNTGHLGPCFSCASDQSLLLPLIIGLVLLGLLALVLIAFCVTRRRQSAYQPL; encoded by the exons ATGAGGTTCCAAGTGCCTTGCTTGGTCTTGCTGGGACTGCTTGTAG CCCAAGGAACAGGGAAAGACTGTCCTCGTAGAAAAGCTGCTACTCTCCTGCCATCCTTCACGATGACGACCACAGAAAGCACAGCCAGCCCTACGACCAGCCACAGGCCCACCACCACCAGCCACAGGCCCACCACCACCAGCCACGGAAATGTCACGGTTCATCCAACAA ACAACGGCACTGCTCCCACTCCGGGATCCACCACCGGCCCTCCCCCCGGACCACCTCCACCCTCTCCAAGTCCTCGTCCAGGCTCCGAGGGGGCTCTTGGGAACTACACGTGGATGAACGGCTCCCAGCCCTGTGTCCGGCTTCAAGCACAAATTCAAATTCGAATCCTGTACCCGACCCAGGGTGGAGGAAAG GCCTGGGGCATCTCGACACTGAATCCCAACAAAACCAAGGTCCAGGGCGGCTGTGACAGTGCCGAGTCCCACCTGCCTCTCTCATTTCCTTACGGGCAGCTCACCTTTGGATTCAAACAG GACCTGGAGCAGAGCCCGAGTATATACCTCAACTACATGGCAGTGGAATACAACGTGTCCTTTCCACAGGCAGCAC AGTGGACATTCTCAGCTCAGAATTCATCTCTTCGAGAGCTCCAAGCTcctctgggccaaagcttctgtTGCAGAAATACAAGCATAGTTCTTTCTCCAGCTGTTCACCTTGACCTGCTCTCCCTGAGGCTACAGGCTGCTCAGCTGCCCAACACAGGACACTTGGGGCCAT gtttcTCCTGCGCCAGCGACCAATCCCTCTTGCTCCCTCTCATCATTGGCCTGGTCCTCCTTGGCCTCCTCGCCCTGGTGCTCATTGCCTTCTGTGTAACCCGGAGACGACAATCAGCCTACCAGCCTCTCTGA
- the Senp3 gene encoding sentrin-specific protease 3 — MKETIQGTGSWGPEPPGPGTTYSNPRRERLRWPLPPKPRLKSGGGFGPDPGSGTTVPTRRLPAPRPSFDASASEEEEEEEEEDEEEEVAAWRLPPRWGHLGASQRPRPLRPSHRKTCSQRRRRAMRAFQMLLYSKSTSLTFHWKLWGRHRGRRRNLAHTKNHLSPQEGGATPQVPSPCCRFDSPRGPPPPRLGLLGALMAEDGMRGSSPVPSGPPMEEDGLRWTPKSPLDPDSGLLSCTLPNGFGGLSGPEGERSLAPPDASILISNVCSIGDNVAQELFQGSDLGPVEEAERPEEKAGQHSPLREEHVTCVQSILDEFLQTYGSLIPLSTDEVVEKLEDIFQQEFSTPSRKSLVLQLIQSYQRMPGNAMVRGFRVSYKRHVLTMDDLGTLYGQNWLNDQVMNMYGDLVMDTVPEKVHFFNSFFYDKLRTKGYDGVKRWTKNVDIFNKELLLIPIHLEVHWSLISVDVRRRTITYFDSQRTLNRRCPKHIAKYLQAEAVKKDRLDFHQGWKGYFKMNVARQNNDSDCGAFVLQYCKHLALSQPFSFTQQDMPKLRRQIYKELCHCKLTV; from the exons ATGAAAGAGACTATACAAGGGACCGGGTCTTGGGGGCCTGAGCCTCCGGGACCCGGCACCACTTACTCAAACCCCAGACGAGAACGTCTTCGTTGGCCCCTGCCCCCTAAGCCCCGGCTCAAGTCAGGTGGTGGATTCGGACCGGATCCTGGGTCAGGGACCACAGTGCCAACTAGACGCCTCCCTGCCCCTCGGCCCTCTTTTGATGCCTCAGCtagtgaagaagaggaagaggaggaggaggaagatgaggaggaggaagtagcagCTTGGAGGCTACCCCCTAGATGGGGCCACCTGGGGGCCTCCCAGCGTCCTCGCCCTCTCCGACCCTCTCATAGAAAAACCTGCTCACAGCGCCGGCGCCGAGCCATGAGAGCCTTCCAGATGCTGCTCTACTCAAAAAGCACCTCGTTGACATTCCACTGGAAGCTTTGGGGGCGCCACCGAGGCCGGCGGCGGAATCTGGCACACACCAAGAACCATCTCTCACCCCAGGAAGGGGGTGCAACGCCACAGGTGCCATCACCCTGCTGTCGTTTTGATTCTCCCCGGgggccacccccaccccggctggGTCTGCTAGGTGCTCTCATGGCTGAGGACGGGATGAGAGGGTCTTCACCAGTGCCCTCTGGGCCCCCCATGGAGGAAGATGGACTAAGGTGGACCCCAAAATCTCCTCTGGACCCCGACTCTG GCCTCCTCTCATGTACTCTGCCTAATGGTTTTGGGGGACTATCTGGTCCTGAAGGGGAGCGCAGCCTGGCACCCCCTGATGCCAGCATACTCATCAGCAATGTGTGCAGCATTGGGGACAATGTGGCTCAGGAACTTTTTCAGGGCTCTGACTTGGGCCCTGTGGAAGAGGCAGAGCGGCCTGAGGAGAAAGCAGGCCAGCATAGCCCCCTGCGGGAGGAACATGTGACCTGCGTGCAGA GCATCTTAGATGAATTCCTGCAGACCTATGGTAGCCTCATCCCCCTCAGCACTGATGAAGTTGTAGAGAAGTTGGAGGACATCTTCCAACAGGAGTTTTCCACACCCTCCAG GAAGAGTCTGGTACTGCAGTTGATCCAGTCCTACCAGCGAATGCCAGGCAATGCCATGGTGCGGGGCTTCCGGGTGTCCTACAAAAGACATGTGCTCACCATGGATGACTTGGGGACCTTATATGGACAGAACTGGCTCAATGACCAG gtgaTGAACATGTATGGAGACCTGGTCATGGACACAGTCCCTGAAAAG GTGCATTTCTTCAACAGTTTCTTCTATGACAAACTCCGTACCAAGGGTTATGATGGGGTGAAAAGGTGGACCAAAAAT GTGGACATCTTCAATAAGGAACTACTGCTAATCCCCATCCATCTGGAGGTACACTGGTCCCTTATCTCGGTTGATGTAAGGCGGCGCACCATCACCTATTTTGACTCACAGCGCACTCTAAACCGCCGCTGCCCTAAG CATATTGCCAAGTATCTGCAGGCAGAGGCTGTAAAAAAAGACCGACTGGATTTCCACCAGGGCTGGAAAGGTTACTTCAAAATG AATGTGGCCAGGCAGAACAATGACAGCGACTGTGGTGCCTTCGTGTTACAG TACTGCAAGCACCTGGCCCTGTCGCAGCCATTCAGCTTCACCCAGCAGGACATGCCCAAACTTCGACGCCAGATCTACAAGGAGCTGTGTCACTGCAAACTCACTGTGTGA
- the Eif4a1 gene encoding eukaryotic initiation factor 4A-I, translating into MSASQDSRSRDNGPDGMEPEGVIESNWNEIVDSFDDMNLSESLLRGIYAYGFEKPSAIQQRAILPCIKGYDVIAQAQSGTGKTATFAISILQQIELDLKATQALVLAPTRELAQQIQKVVMALGDYMGASCHACIGGTNVRAEVQKLQMEAPHIIVGTPGRVFDMLNRRYLSPKYIKMFVLDEADEMLSRGFKDQIYDIFQKLNSNTQVVLLSATMPSDVLEVTKKFMRDPIRILVKKEELTLEGIRQFYINVEREEWKLDTLCDLYETLTITQAVIFINTRRKVDWLTEKMHARDFTVSAMHGDMDQKERDVIMREFRSGSSRVLITTDLLARGIDVQQVSLVINYDLPTNRENYIHRIGRGGRFGRKGVAINMVTEEDKRTLRDIETFYNTSIEEMPLNVADLI; encoded by the exons ATGTCTGCGAGTCAGGATTCTCG ATCCAGAGACAATGGCCCCGACGGGATGGAGCCTGAAGGCGTCATCGAG AGTAACTGGAATGAGATTGTGGATAGCTTCGATGACATGAATCTCTCCGAATCCCTCCTCCGTGGTATTTATGCCTATGGTTTTGAGAAGCCGTCTGCCATCCAGCAGCGGGCCATTCTTCCTTGTATCAAGG GTTATGATGTGATCGCCCAAGCCCAGTCTGGGACTGGGAAGACAGCTACCTTTGCCATATCTATCCTGCAGCAGATTGAGTTAGATCTAAAGGCCACTCAGGCTTTGGTTCTGGCGCCCACTCGGGAGTTGGCGCAGCAG ATACAAAAGGTGGTCATGGCTTTAGGAGACTACATGGGTGCCTCTTGTCATGCCTGTATTGGGGGCACCAATGTTCGTGCTGAGGTGCAGAAGCTGCAAATGGAAGCTCCCCATATCATCGTGGGCACCCCTGGCAGGGTGTTTGATATGCTTAACCGGAGATACCTGT CCCCCAAATACATCAAGATGTTTGTACTGGATGAAGCAGACGAAATGTTAAGCCGTGGGTTCAAGGACCAGATCTATGATATATTCCAAAAACTCAACAGTAACACACAG GTAGTTTTGTTGTCCGCTACAATGCCCTCTGATGTCCTTGAAGTGACCAAGAAGTTCATGAGAGACCCCATTCGGATCCTTGTGAAGAAGGAAGAACTGACCCTGGAGGGTATCCGCCAATTCTACATCAATGTGGAGCGAGAG GAGTGGAAGCTTGACACATTGTGTGACTTGTATGAAACCCTGACTATCACCCAGGCAGTAATCTTTATCAATACCAGAAGGAAGGTGGATTGGCTCACTGAGAAAATGCATGCCCGGGATTTCACCGTTTCTGCCATG CATGGAGATATGGACCAAAAGGAACGAGATGTGATCATGAGGGAGTTCCGGTCTGGTTCTAGCAGAGTATTAATTACCACTGACCTGTTG GCCAGAGGCATTGATGTACAGCAGGTCTCCCTAGTCATCAATTACGACCTTCCCACCAACAGGGAAAACTACATCCACAG AATTGGTCGTGGTGGTCGCTTTGGCCGTAAAGGTGTGGCTATTAACATGGTGACAGAAGAAGACAAAAGGACTCTTCGAGACATTGAGACATTCTACAACACCTCCATTGAAGAAATGCCCCTCAATGTTGCTGACCTCATTTGA
- the Cd68 gene encoding macrosialin isoform X1, translated as MRFQVPCLVLLGLLVAQGTGKDCPRRKAATLLPSFTMTTTESTASPTTSHRPTTTSHRPTTTSHGNVTVHPTSKSTTTSSRPTTSTHSPAVTTSHGNATVYPTTDNGTAPTPGSTTGPPPGPPPPSPSPRPGSEGALGNYTWMNGSQPCVRLQAQIQIRILYPTQGGGKAWGISTLNPNKTKVQGGCDSAESHLPLSFPYGQLTFGFKQDLEQSPSIYLNYMAVEYNVSFPQAAQWTFSAQNSSLRELQAPLGQSFCCRNTSIVLSPAVHLDLLSLRLQAAQLPNTGHLGPCFSCASDQSLLLPLIIGLVLLGLLALVLIAFCVTRRRQSAYQPL; from the exons ATGAGGTTCCAAGTGCCTTGCTTGGTCTTGCTGGGACTGCTTGTAG CCCAAGGAACAGGGAAAGACTGTCCTCGTAGAAAAGCTGCTACTCTCCTGCCATCCTTCACGATGACGACCACAGAAAGCACAGCCAGCCCTACGACCAGCCACAGGCCCACCACCACCAGCCACAGGCCCACCACCACCAGCCACGGAAATGTCACGGTTCATCCAACAAGTAAGAGTACCACTACCAGCTCCAGGCCCACAACCTCCACTCACAGCCCTGCCGTGACCACCAGTCATGGGAATGCCACAGTTTACCCCACCACAGACAACGGCACTGCTCCCACTCCGGGATCCACCACCGGCCCTCCCCCCGGACCACCTCCACCCTCTCCAAGTCCTCGTCCAGGCTCCGAGGGGGCTCTTGGGAACTACACGTGGATGAACGGCTCCCAGCCCTGTGTCCGGCTTCAAGCACAAATTCAAATTCGAATCCTGTACCCGACCCAGGGTGGAGGAAAG GCCTGGGGCATCTCGACACTGAATCCCAACAAAACCAAGGTCCAGGGCGGCTGTGACAGTGCCGAGTCCCACCTGCCTCTCTCATTTCCTTACGGGCAGCTCACCTTTGGATTCAAACAG GACCTGGAGCAGAGCCCGAGTATATACCTCAACTACATGGCAGTGGAATACAACGTGTCCTTTCCACAGGCAGCAC AGTGGACATTCTCAGCTCAGAATTCATCTCTTCGAGAGCTCCAAGCTcctctgggccaaagcttctgtTGCAGAAATACAAGCATAGTTCTTTCTCCAGCTGTTCACCTTGACCTGCTCTCCCTGAGGCTACAGGCTGCTCAGCTGCCCAACACAGGACACTTGGGGCCAT gtttcTCCTGCGCCAGCGACCAATCCCTCTTGCTCCCTCTCATCATTGGCCTGGTCCTCCTTGGCCTCCTCGCCCTGGTGCTCATTGCCTTCTGTGTAACCCGGAGACGACAATCAGCCTACCAGCCTCTCTGA